One window of the Marinitoga sp. 1197 genome contains the following:
- a CDS encoding PQQ-binding-like beta-propeller repeat protein → MKKFYFLILLLAFILLFFSGCILTREVPKPDPGKDIYIILDGSENEITVKLNWKVDTQEPLKYMVYFGKNPDKMDKIAEIEKIAEFTYKFKYTPTIKTYYWKVVAVNAAGKRAISDIRRIYIILKPEAKINIKSEVTETSTKNEYILRENDLKYSIELTPKDERLSNYEYEYEYREKIIYEGETISEATKIVNDIFEFENIIEDKGLGKYEIKVFPYYKNKTTNETIDGKEIHVIVNRDNYFPEITEINHIVTGEKAIKLQWDATDKDGDELEYEIWLNKETEESTRIATQTQKELEIKDLDIEQTYNVKIIAKDEKGGIGEGIYSFKLENEAPELEIDTMESTTNVAVNKDITIEATVVDYYIPLGNTFGFTVKLTNITENTEEEIMNISEEGSEINKTYEIIIDSEKLKAENKYRIDITASDGIKTSQKSLEFETTHNPEITEINHIVTGEKAIKLQWDATDKDGDDLVYEIWLNKETEESTRIATQTQKELEIKDLDIEQTYNVKIIAKDEKGGIGEGIYSFKLAGDLAENTAPELEISTMESTTNVAVNKDITIEATVVDYYIPEGNVFGFTVKLTNITENTEEEIMNISEEGSEINKTYEIIIDSEKIKAENKYRIDIEATDEMETTKKSIEFETTHNPEITEINHIVTGEKAIKLQWDATDKDGDDLVYEIWLNKETEESTRIVTQTQKDLEIKDLDIEQTYNVKIIAKDEKGGIGEGIYSFKLAGDLAENTAPELEISTMESTTNVAVNKDITIEATVVDYYIPEGNVFGFTVKLTNITENIEEEIMNISEEGSEINKTYEIIIDSEKLKAENKYRIDIEATDEMETTKKSIEFETTHNPEIEMISNIPQNNVAINESYEGTITIKDIDGDEISIEGTITGISDGPTELINKKGIISVDGTQIKYELPKITVNEDYKIEIVVSDNVGGFNMIEYTFTTTHNPTITSLEIEQIDDDTLKIKWDASDEDNDEIKYDLIIYKEGEEFDSVKALTTNEYNLEAQLFKTYKFKLKAYDDKGGEIIKESEEISAHPVINKGEIKTYKDEEYIYIYANLNSPQGIEFEISVENELLTDDDLSRIEIPQSIQERLKMNAIKKIVYGKIIVSFVFEDNMEINEEKLLAINMDGFDLDEVNVNYNILTISLSLEWKFETDDWVTSSPAIGVDGTIYVGNRGGNIYVIKADGTLKRKYESIYLGISSLAIGIDGSVYFGSGWYIRAINPDGSLKWNFKTAGGLVLSSPAIGADGTIYVGSDDHYLYAINPDGSLKWKFKTEGKIFSSPAIGADGTIYVGSDDNYLYAINPDGSLKWKFETNGSFGLSSPAIGADGTIYVGSDDNYLYAINPDESLKWKFETGGDVESSPAIGADGTIYVGSDDHYLYAINPDGSLKWKFETGGDVESSPAIGADGTVYVGSDDHYLYAINPDGSLKWKFETGGDVEFSPAIGADGTVYIGSKDGHIYAINDNNGGLADTSWPMFHANSQHTGRVDEDNYLTSEIILNEDFENIDLGKIPEEFHVRYSGRSYGVVQDENMDDSGNKFLKVWGKPYWGCDIEYYFDIFNYQKIEFNYRIYASDTNKIHRGGVSFINPDVSWGWGCGGANIWDNGNIRFVTNKNEEIKVKVYNINSWNKVKAILFPNEKYGKVYINGKLIYEQWINDDGYSSIIKVYLPDNKTIEYTVTPKSEYQDPNAYKGLKGIRIGDGADSTGDNDIPTYFDDFVIIGYK, encoded by the coding sequence ATGAAAAAATTTTATTTCTTGATTTTATTACTTGCCTTTATATTATTATTTTTCTCTGGTTGTATATTGACACGAGAAGTACCAAAACCCGATCCTGGAAAAGATATATATATAATTCTCGATGGAAGTGAAAACGAAATAACGGTAAAGTTAAATTGGAAAGTTGATACTCAAGAACCATTAAAATATATGGTTTATTTTGGAAAAAATCCTGATAAAATGGATAAAATAGCAGAAATTGAGAAAATAGCAGAGTTTACTTATAAGTTTAAATATACACCAACTATTAAAACCTATTATTGGAAAGTAGTGGCTGTAAATGCTGCAGGAAAAAGAGCGATAAGTGATATAAGAAGAATATACATTATACTAAAACCTGAAGCAAAAATTAATATAAAAAGCGAAGTAACAGAAACATCAACAAAAAATGAATATATATTAAGAGAAAATGATTTAAAATATAGCATTGAATTAACCCCAAAAGATGAAAGATTATCAAATTATGAATATGAATATGAATATAGAGAAAAAATTATTTATGAAGGCGAAACAATATCTGAAGCTACAAAAATAGTAAACGATATATTTGAATTTGAAAATATTATAGAAGATAAAGGATTAGGAAAATATGAAATAAAAGTATTTCCATATTACAAGAATAAAACAACAAATGAAACCATAGATGGTAAAGAGATTCATGTCATAGTAAACAGAGATAATTATTTTCCTGAGATAACAGAAATAAACCATATAGTAACAGGAGAAAAAGCCATAAAATTACAATGGGACGCTACTGATAAAGATGGAGATGAACTGGAATATGAGATATGGCTTAATAAAGAAACTGAAGAATCAACTCGTATTGCTACACAAACACAAAAAGAATTAGAGATTAAAGATTTGGATATAGAACAAACATATAATGTCAAAATAATCGCAAAAGATGAAAAAGGTGGAATTGGTGAAGGTATATATTCATTTAAATTAGAAAATGAAGCACCGGAATTAGAAATAGATACAATGGAATCAACGACAAATGTAGCGGTAAATAAAGATATTACAATTGAAGCAACGGTTGTAGATTATTACATACCGTTAGGTAATACATTTGGTTTCACAGTAAAATTAACAAATATTACAGAAAATACAGAAGAAGAAATAATGAATATTTCTGAAGAGGGTAGTGAAATAAATAAAACATATGAAATAATAATTGATTCAGAAAAATTAAAAGCCGAAAACAAATATAGAATTGATATAACTGCATCTGATGGTATTAAAACTTCTCAGAAATCTTTAGAATTCGAAACTACTCATAATCCAGAGATAACAGAAATAAACCATATAGTAACAGGAGAGAAAGCCATAAAATTACAATGGGACGCTACTGATAAAGATGGAGATGACCTGGTATATGAGATATGGCTAAATAAAGAAACTGAAGAATCAACTCGTATTGCTACACAAACACAAAAAGAATTAGAAATTAAAGATTTGGATATAGAACAAACATATAATGTCAAAATAATTGCAAAAGATGAAAAAGGTGGAATTGGTGAAGGTATATATTCATTTAAATTAGCGGGAGATTTAGCTGAAAATACAGCACCGGAATTAGAAATAAGTACAATGGAATCAACAACAAATGTAGCGGTAAATAAAGATATTACAATTGAAGCAACGGTAGTAGATTATTACATACCGGAAGGTAATGTATTTGGTTTCACAGTAAAATTAACAAATATTACAGAAAATACAGAAGAAGAAATAATGAATATTTCTGAAGAGGGTAGCGAAATAAATAAAACATATGAAATAATAATTGATTCGGAAAAGATAAAAGCCGAAAATAAATATAGAATTGATATAGAAGCAACAGATGAGATGGAAACTACAAAGAAATCTATTGAATTCGAAACTACTCATAATCCTGAGATAACAGAAATAAACCATATAGTAACAGGAGAAAAAGCCATAAAATTACAATGGGACGCTACTGATAAAGATGGCGATGACCTGGTATATGAGATATGGCTTAATAAAGAAACTGAAGAATCAACTCGTATTGTTACACAAACACAAAAAGATTTGGAAATTAAAGATTTGGATATAGAACAAACATATAATGTCAAAATAATCGCAAAAGATGAAAAAGGTGGAATTGGTGAAGGTATATATTCATTTAAATTAGCGGGAGATTTAGCTGAAAATACAGCACCAGAATTAGAAATAAGTACAATGGAATCAACAACAAATGTAGCGGTAAATAAAGATATTACAATTGAAGCAACGGTAGTAGATTATTACATACCGGAAGGTAATGTATTTGGTTTCACAGTAAAATTAACAAATATTACAGAAAATATAGAAGAAGAAATAATGAATATTTCAGAAGAGGGTAGCGAAATAAATAAAACATATGAAATAATAATTGATTCAGAAAAATTAAAAGCTGAAAACAAATATAGAATTGATATAGAAGCAACGGATGAGATGGAAACTACAAAGAAATCTATAGAATTCGAAACTACTCATAATCCAGAGATCGAAATGATAAGTAATATTCCTCAAAATAACGTTGCAATAAATGAAAGTTATGAAGGTACTATAACCATAAAAGATATTGATGGTGATGAAATTAGTATTGAAGGTACTATAACAGGTATCAGCGATGGTCCAACTGAATTAATTAATAAAAAAGGAATAATAAGTGTTGACGGCACTCAAATAAAATATGAGTTGCCGAAAATAACAGTTAATGAAGATTATAAAATTGAAATTGTTGTATCAGATAATGTAGGTGGATTTAATATGATAGAATACACATTTACCACTACACATAATCCAACAATTACCAGTTTGGAAATAGAACAAATAGATGATGATACCTTAAAAATAAAGTGGGATGCTTCTGATGAAGACAATGATGAAATTAAATATGATTTAATAATATATAAAGAAGGAGAAGAATTTGATAGTGTCAAGGCATTAACAACAAATGAATATAATTTAGAAGCCCAACTCTTTAAAACATATAAATTCAAGTTAAAAGCATATGACGATAAAGGTGGGGAAATAATAAAGGAATCTGAAGAAATTTCAGCACATCCTGTAATTAATAAAGGTGAAATAAAAACATATAAAGATGAAGAATATATATATATATATGCTAATCTAAATTCACCACAAGGTATAGAATTTGAAATAAGCGTTGAGAATGAATTATTAACTGATGATGACCTATCAAGAATTGAAATTCCTCAAAGTATACAGGAAAGATTAAAAATGAACGCTATAAAAAAGATTGTGTACGGCAAAATAATAGTAAGTTTTGTATTTGAAGATAACATGGAAATTAATGAAGAGAAATTATTGGCAATTAATATGGATGGATTTGATTTAGATGAAGTAAATGTAAATTACAACATATTAACAATATCATTATCATTAGAATGGAAATTTGAAACAGATGATTGGGTAACCTCCTCCCCAGCAATTGGAGTCGATGGCACTATTTATGTTGGCAATAGAGGTGGTAACATATATGTAATAAAAGCTGATGGAACATTGAAGCGAAAATATGAATCAATCTATTTAGGAATATCTTCCCTTGCGATAGGAATAGATGGTTCTGTTTATTTTGGAAGTGGTTGGTATATACGTGCAATTAATCCTGATGGCTCTCTGAAATGGAATTTCAAGACAGCCGGCGGGTTAGTATTATCCTCCCCAGCAATTGGAGCCGACGGCACCATTTATGTTGGTTCAGATGATCATTATTTATATGCAATAAACCCTGATGGGTCTCTGAAATGGAAATTTAAAACAGAAGGAAAAATATTCTCTTCCCCAGCAATTGGAGCCGACGGCACCATTTATGTTGGTTCAGATGATAATTATTTATATGCAATAAACCCTGATGGGTCTCTAAAATGGAAATTTGAAACTAATGGTAGTTTTGGTTTGTCTTCCCCAGCAATTGGAGCCGACGGCACCATTTATGTTGGTTCAGATGATAATTATTTATATGCAATAAACCCTGATGAGTCTTTAAAATGGAAATTTGAAACTGGGGGTGATGTAGAGTCTTCCCCAGCAATTGGAGCCGACGGCACCATTTATGTTGGTTCAGATGATCATTATTTATATGCAATAAACCCTGATGGGTCTTTAAAATGGAAATTTGAAACTGGGGGTGATGTAGAGTCTTCCCCAGCAATTGGAGCCGATGGCACCGTTTATGTTGGTTCAGATGATCATTATTTATATGCAATAAATCCTGATGGGTCTTTAAAATGGAAATTTGAAACTGGGGGTGACGTAGAGTTCTCCCCAGCAATAGGAGCCGATGGCACCGTTTATATTGGAAGTAAGGATGGTCATATCTATGCAATAAACGATAATAACGGTGGCTTAGCAGACACATCATGGCCAATGTTCCATGCAAATTCGCAGCATACTGGTCGTGTTGATGAAGATAATTATTTGACTTCTGAAATAATCCTCAATGAAGATTTTGAAAATATAGATTTAGGAAAAATTCCTGAAGAATTCCATGTAAGATATAGTGGGCGTTCATATGGGGTTGTACAAGATGAAAATATGGACGATTCTGGAAATAAATTTTTAAAAGTATGGGGGAAACCATATTGGGGATGTGATATAGAATATTATTTTGATATATTTAATTATCAAAAAATTGAATTTAATTATAGAATATATGCATCAGATACAAACAAAATCCATCGGGGTGGGGTTTCGTTCATTAATCCTGATGTTTCATGGGGATGGGGATGTGGAGGAGCCAACATTTGGGATAATGGTAATATACGTTTTGTAACTAATAAAAATGAAGAAATAAAAGTAAAAGTTTATAATATAAACTCGTGGAATAAAGTAAAAGCCATACTTTTCCCTAATGAAAAATATGGAAAGGTTTATATAAACGGAAAATTAATATATGAACAATGGATAAACGATGATGGGTATTCTTCTATAATAAAAGTTTACTTACCAGATAATAAAACTATTGAATACACAGTAACTCCGAAATCTGAATATCAAGATCCAAATGCATATAAAGGGCTTAAAGGTATTAGAATTGGAGATGGCGCAGACAGCACAGGAGATAATGATATTCCTACATATTTTGATGATTTTGTGATTATAGGATATAAATAG